Genomic segment of Dactylococcopsis salina PCC 8305:
TCGCACCCATACTTGTAACACATCTTTCTCATCTGGGGCGATATAAGCCAGGTATTTGGCATCGGGAGAAAGACGCGGACGAGCGCGTTTTGGATTACCAAACAGAAGAGAACGAGGAATCAGTGGGGGTAATTGGGTTTGAGTGGAAGGAGTTGTTGTTGCTGTCATAAAACTTTACAAGACGACTTCTCTATCTTAACGCTACAATGTTACTACCCAATTTTAAAAAACAATGCTGACTCAATCAGTGCAACAATTAAAAAGACTTTATGAAGAAGACTTTGTTCTCTGGTTAGAACAAACAACAGCGTTACTTCGCCAAGGAGAGTTAAATGATCTTGACTGGGAACATCTTTTAGAGGAATTAGAATCATTGGGAAATGAACAGAGACGCAAGGTAGAAAGTTATTTATTGCGCCTGTTAATTCATCTTTTGTTATATCAATACTGGTTAACAGAAAAAGCGTGGTGCGCCAAAGGATGGGAAAGAGAAATCGACAATTTTAGAATTGAGTTAGAGTCTTTATTGGAATCAAAAACTCTCTATTGTCACGGTTTAAAAAAGTTAGAACCAATTTATGAGAAAGCTCGACTGAAAGCGATCCAAAAGTCTAAATTATCTTCGGAAACCTTTCCAAAAACTTGTCCTTTTACTATGAAACAGTTATTAGATTTTGGATTTTTACCTGAATCATACTAGGTTCAGGTAATTGCTCATAATTGATGTTGGGTTATCAATAAATATTCCTCGATTCCTACAATCTCTTGATGTTGGGTTATCTACAATCTCTTGATGTTGGGTTATCACCCAACCTACTTGCTGCTTGCTCAGAATTGGTGTTGGGTTATCACCCAACCTACTTGCTTATAATTCTCAATTAAAATTGGAC
This window contains:
- a CDS encoding DUF29 domain-containing protein — its product is MLTQSVQQLKRLYEEDFVLWLEQTTALLRQGELNDLDWEHLLEELESLGNEQRRKVESYLLRLLIHLLLYQYWLTEKAWCAKGWEREIDNFRIELESLLESKTLYCHGLKKLEPIYEKARLKAIQKSKLSSETFPKTCPFTMKQLLDFGFLPESY